One Malania oleifera isolate guangnan ecotype guangnan chromosome 9, ASM2987363v1, whole genome shotgun sequence DNA segment encodes these proteins:
- the LOC131165105 gene encoding putative disease resistance protein RGA3, with amino-acid sequence MAEAIPYAAAGNILTTLATSALQKIASIHGLKKDLRKLQTTISSIKIRLVDADQRQEDSEEVRFWVRQLKEVLYDADDLFDEFATKALQSESDAKGRLKYLVRYFFLSSSNQLIFRAKMACRVREIRERLNEIADDMSKFNFRERVLYFPVHSTDRETHSFVLESEIIGRDGDKEEIIKLLMCPSCRENVSVVPIVGMGGLGKTALAQFVYNDKRVMEYFELRMWVCVSETFEVKLIVEKIIKSGTDVAEVGTLEMDQLQIRIREKLSAKIYLLVLDDVWNENFAKWEDLRRLLMGGAGGSKILVTTRTREVASIMCKNSPSPYVLEGLGEEQSWALFGRLAFGEGEDKVDPNTIKIGKEIVQRCKGVPLAIKTLGSTMQSKTEESEWLFIKNSEIWRSNEVGNYILPVLKLSYHHLPTELRQCFAFCSIFPKDYEIQKEVLVQLWMAQGYLQSSVKGEHPEDIGNRYFNGLLSRSLFQDVVKDNYDNVISCKMHDLIHDLALSVMGDDCLIANEANVDNISERVRHVSLEHKELLFSLFQISEQRLKSKRMRSIFILNPGYFGGTIRIEASSNFRFLRVLDLQVMGIMEVPSSIGKLEHLRYLDLSGNEFVKRLPNSISNIRNMQTLKLSECHSLEELPKDIRKLKSLIYLIIDYCERLTCMPLGLGQLTLLRRLPWFVVGKDGEAHGFRTSGGTLSELNGLNQLQGTLQLRSLENTRDVELEGKQANLKDKKHIQVLELVWENKGDGDDHANVAEHDEKLLEALFSQPLTNLKELRIYGYRGKIFPGSWMLMDNLSLLLPKMVRISIRGSHKCQRLPPFSQLPCLKFMKLESIGFVEYMENSFKEFPSSSSSLEVGIFNPVKEGVTFFPSLQELTISNMLNLKEWWEMEAPEASTADQQQHQMFPSFPCLSILEIWNCPKLTSMPSHPLVERLGLPNVGRKLLEHSIKMMAAATAIPSSSSSLLPSFPLSKLKDLTISAIRDLEILPEDVRNLNSLRSLLIVECPKLMSLSQGIQHLTSLETLRIRDCSELDLSDDQDDADSNDGLRLQGLTSLRSLEICNVPKLVSLPKWLRRAAALQDLEIEKCYGFANFSEWVSSPTSLQKLQISECPNLKSLPKGMCGLTSLKELVISYCEELHLLDDEDDISGSGSLRLHGPLSLRSLCISGVPKLVSFPKWFQHASSLQDLEIEECYGFADLSVWTSNLTSLQKLEITKCPNLKSLPEEMCHLTSLKELIILGCPSLRERCRKGVGEDWPKISHIPYLRIH; translated from the coding sequence ATGGCAGAAGCAATTCCATACGCCGCCGCCGGCAACATCTTGACGACCCTGGCAACTTCTGCTTTGCAAAAAATTGCCTCAATCCATGGCCTCAAGAAGGATCTCAGGAAGCTTCAAACCACCATTTCCAGCATCAAGATCAGACTTGTCGACGCAGACCAGCGCCAAGAAGACAGTGAGGAGGTGAGGTTTTGGGTGAGGCAGCTGAAGGAAGTTCTCTACGATGCAGATGACCTGTTCGACGAATTTGCTACCAAAGCCCTGCAGAGCGAGTCGGATGCCAAAGGGAGACTGAAATACCTGGTTCGTTATTTCTTCTTGTCTTCCTCCAATCAACTCATTTTTCGCGCCAAGATGGCTTGTAGAGTTAGGGAGATCAGGGAGAGATTGAATGAGATTGCTGATGATATGTCCAAGTTCAACTTTAGGGAGAGAGTCCTGTACTTCCCAGTTCATAGTACGGATAGGGAGACTCACTCCTTTGTGTTGGAGTCGGAAATTATTGGAAGAGATGGAGATAAAGAGGAGATAATAAAGCTGTTAATGTGCCCGAGCTGTAGAGAAAATGTTTCCGTGGTTCCAATTGTTGGTATGGGTGGTTTGGGAAAAACTGCACTCGCTCAGTTTGTGTACAATGACAAGAGGGTGATGGAATATTTTGAGCTCCGGATGTGGGTCTGTGTTTCAGAAACATTTGAAGTAAAGTTGATTGTTGAGAAAATCATAAAGTCTGGGACTGATGTTGCTGAGGTGGGAACCTTAGAGATGGATCAGTTACAGATTCGCATTAGGGAAAAGTTGTCTGCAAAGATATATTTGCTTGTCTTGGATGACGTATGGAATGAAAATTTTGCAAAATGGGAAGATTTGAGGAGATTGTTGATGGGTGGTGCTGGGGGAAGTAAAATCTTAGTAACCACTCGCACCAGAGAAGTTGCTTCAATAATGTGCAAAAATTCCCCATCCCCATATGTTTTGGAAGGTTTAGGAGAAGAACAGTCTTGGGCTTTGTTTGGGCGACTAGCATTTGGAGAAGGAGAAGACAAAGTAGACccaaacacaataaaaattggaaaagaaattgtgCAGCGATGCAAGGGAGTTCCTTTGGCAATAAAGACTCTAGGAAGCACAATGCAGTCTAAAACTGAAGAAAGTGAATGGTTATTCATTAAAAACAGTGAAATCTGGAGGTCCAATGAGGTTGGCAATTATATTTTGCCAGTGCTAAAGTTGAGCTACCACCATTTGCCAACTGAATTAAGACAGTGTTTTGCCTTTTGCTCAATATTTCCAAAAGACTATGAAATTCAAAAGGAGGTCTTGGTTCAGTTATGGATGGCACAAGGCTACCTTCAGTCTTCCGTTAAAGGTGAGCATCCAGAAGATATTGGTAATCGATATTTCAATGGTCTGTTGTCTAGGTCATTGTTTCAAGATGTCGTGAAAGATAATTATGACAATGTGATCAGCTGTAAAATGCATGACCTTATCCATGATCTCGCATTGTCTGTTATGGGGGATGATTGTTTGATTGCCAATGAAGCCAATGTGGATAATATTTCTGAAAGAGTTCGTCATGTGTCCCTTGAACACAAAgaacttttattttctttgtttcaaATTTCAGAACAAAGGCTAAAGTCAAAGAGGATGAGATCGATTTTCATTCTAAATCCAGGATACTTTGGTGGTACAATTAGGATAGAGGCAAGTTCAAATTTTAGGTTCCTGCGTGTGTTGGATCTTCAGGTTATGGGTATTATGGAGGTCCCAAGTTCTATTGGTAAATTGGAGCACTTGAGGTATCTCGATCTCTCTGGAAATGAATTTGTCAAAAGGCTTCCCAACTCCATCAGTAATATACGTAATATGCAAACACTGAAACTCTCAGAATGTCATAGTTTGGAAGAATTGCCCAAAGACATAAGAAAATTAAAGAGCCTCATATACCTTATAATTGACTATTGCGAGAGACTAACGTGCATGCCGTTGGGATTAGGGCAATTGACTTTACTTCGAAGATTACCTTGGTTTGTTGTGGGCAAGGACGGAGAAGCCCATGGATTCAGGACCAGTGGTGGAACATTAAGTGAATTGAATGGCCTAAATCAGCTTCAAGGCACTCTGCAACTGAGAAGTCTGGAAAACACGAGGGATGTTGAATTAGAAGGCAAGCAAGCAAACTTGAAGGATAAAAAACACATTCAGGTCTTGGAATTGGTATGGGAAAATAAAGGAGATGGTGATGACCATGCAAATGTAGCAGAGCATGATGAGAAGTTGTTAGAAGCTCTGTTTTCGCAGCCACTCACAAACCTCAAAGAGTTGAGGATATATGGTTACAGGGGTAAAATTTTTCCAGGCAGCTGGATGTTGATGGACAATTTGAGTTTGCTGCTCCCAAAGATGGTTAGAATTAGTATAAGGGGTTCTCACAAATGCCAGCGTCTCCCACCATTTAGTCAACTACCTTGTCTCAAGTTTATGAAGCTTGAATCTATTGGTTTTGTGGAGTACATGGAGAATAGTTTCAAGGAGTTTCCATCATCCTCGTCTTCATTAGAAGTGGGAATTTTTAATCCTGTTAAGGAAGGGGTAACATTCTTCCCATCCCTACAGGAACTCACTATCAGCAACATGCTCAATTTGAAGGAATGGTGGGAAATGGAAGCACCTGAAGCATCAACAGCAGACCAACAGCAGCACCAAATGTTTCCATCATTTCCCTGTCTTTCTATCTTAGAAATCTGGAATTGCCCTAAGTTGACATCAATGCCATCTCACCCATTGGTTGAACGATTGGGACTCCCTAATGTTGGTCGGAAGCTTTTAGAACATTCAATCAAGATGATGGCAGCAGCAACAGCAATtccgtcttcttcttcttcactgcTGCCTTCCTTTCCTCTTTCCAAGTTGAAGGATCTGACAATAAGTGCAATCAGAGATCTAGAAATTCTGCCTGAGGATGTGCGAAACCTCAATTCTCTCCGCTCTCTTCTTATTGTTGAATGTCCAAAACTTATGTCTCTATCTCAAGGTATTCAACATCTCACCAGTCTTGAGACCCTGCGTATTAGAGACTGCAGTGAGCTTGATTTGTCAGACGATCAAGATGATGCTGATAGCAATGATGGCTTGAGATTACAAGGTCTTACAAGCCTCCGTTCTCTCGAAATTTGTAATGTTCCAAAGTTGGTCTCTCTTCCTAAGTGGCTTCGACGTGCTGCTGCTCTTCAGGATCTGGAGATCGAAAAATGTTATGGTTTTGCAAATTTCTCAGAGTGGGTGAGCAGTCCGACTTCACTTCAAAAGCTTCAAATTTCTGAATGCCCCAATTTGAAATCGCTTCCAAAAGGGATGTGTGGTCTCACCTCTTTGAAAGAACTGGTGATTAGTTATTGTGAAGAGCTTCATCTGTTGGATGACGAAGATGACATCAGTGGCAGTGGCAGTTTGAGATTGCATGGCCCTTTGAGTCTCCGTTCTCTCTGTATTTCGGGGGTTCCAAAGTTGGTGTCTTTTCCTAAGTGGTTTCAACATGCTTCTTCTCTCCAAGATTTAGAGATCGAAGAATGTTATGGTTTTGCAGATTTGTCGGTCTGGACGAGCAATCTCACTTCCCTTCAAAAGCTTGAAATTACTAAGTGCCCTAATTTGAAATCATTGCCAGAAGAGATGTGTCATCTTACCTCTTTGAAAGAACTGATAATTCTTGGATGTCCCAGCTTACGGGAAAGATGCCGTAAGGGTGTTGGTGAGGATTGGCCTAAGATCTCTCACATCCCGTATTTAAGGATACACTAA